Proteins encoded in a region of the Bacillus sp. T3 genome:
- the cysW gene encoding sulfate ABC transporter permease subunit CysW, whose protein sequence is MAGHIPLQHTNTPLPSTSATTEPKVVRWLLILVAVAFLCLFLLLPLIAIFVKAFEKGIEVYLASITHPDALSAIKLTLIVILIAVPLNTIFGVAAAWAITKFQFKGKSLLITIIDLPFAVSPVIAGLVFILLFSSHGVFGPWLFEHDLKIVFALPGIVLATVFVTFPFVARELIPLMQTLGQAEEEASITLGASGWKTFLYVTLPNMKWGLLYGMILCNARTVGEFGAVSVVSGHIRGMTNTMPLHIEILYNEYQFSAAFAVASLMSILAIVTLAIKSYIEWKAKQQMKGEGEE, encoded by the coding sequence ATGGCAGGACATATTCCGCTTCAGCATACGAACACACCACTGCCAAGCACTAGTGCCACAACGGAACCGAAAGTTGTTCGTTGGTTGTTAATATTAGTGGCGGTGGCCTTTTTATGTTTATTTTTACTATTACCGTTAATTGCTATCTTTGTTAAAGCCTTTGAAAAGGGGATAGAAGTTTATCTTGCTTCAATTACCCATCCAGATGCTTTGTCAGCAATCAAACTGACCCTAATCGTTATTCTAATTGCGGTTCCATTAAATACGATTTTTGGAGTGGCTGCAGCCTGGGCGATTACCAAATTCCAGTTCAAAGGGAAAAGCTTGTTAATTACAATAATCGATCTCCCGTTTGCTGTATCTCCTGTTATTGCAGGTTTAGTCTTTATTCTTTTATTTAGTTCCCATGGGGTTTTTGGTCCTTGGTTATTTGAGCATGACCTCAAAATCGTATTTGCGCTTCCTGGTATCGTTTTGGCAACCGTATTTGTTACGTTTCCATTTGTCGCCAGAGAGCTTATTCCATTGATGCAAACACTTGGTCAGGCCGAGGAAGAGGCTTCGATTACGCTGGGGGCGAGCGGTTGGAAAACCTTTTTATACGTTACACTTCCAAACATGAAATGGGGCTTATTATACGGAATGATCTTATGTAACGCCAGAACAGTAGGGGAGTTTGGAGCAGTGTCGGTCGTTTCCGGACATATTCGCGGGATGACGAATACGATGCCGTTACATATAGAAATTTTATACAATGAATATCAATTTTCAGCTGCGTTTGCTGTTGCTTCGTTAATGTCTATTTTGGCGATTGTCACCTTAGCAATCAAAAGTTATATAGAGTGGAAGGCTAAGCAACAAATGAAAGGGGAGGGCGAGGAATAG